The following are from one region of the Bradyrhizobium sediminis genome:
- a CDS encoding winged helix-turn-helix transcriptional regulator, whose translation MKWDELEEEPCSLARTVGVIGDRWTLLILRECFLRTRRFEGFQSALGITRHLLAERLKKLVRLGVLRRIPYQESPKRHEYILTQKGLDLYPIIMAIVHWGDTHMVDERGRPLLHEHKSCGKMFDPVLVCSECGEPVTAKGVHVHPGPGKRQPVAAAAELPKSVKTRPRSRAV comes from the coding sequence ATGAAGTGGGATGAACTCGAAGAGGAGCCATGCTCGTTGGCCCGGACGGTCGGGGTGATCGGCGATCGCTGGACCCTGCTGATCCTGCGCGAATGCTTTCTGCGGACCCGGCGGTTCGAGGGCTTCCAGTCGGCATTGGGCATTACCCGGCACCTGCTCGCAGAGCGCCTGAAGAAACTGGTTCGCCTCGGCGTCCTGCGCCGGATTCCGTACCAGGAATCGCCGAAACGGCATGAATACATCCTGACCCAGAAGGGCCTCGACCTTTACCCGATCATCATGGCGATCGTGCATTGGGGCGATACCCACATGGTCGACGAGCGCGGCAGGCCCCTGCTCCATGAGCACAAGAGCTGCGGCAAGATGTTCGATCCGGTGCTAGTCTGCTCGGAATGCGGCGAGCCCGTCACGGCCAAGGGCGTCCATGTCCATCCCGGACCAGGCAAGCGGCAGCCGGTTGCTGCGGCCGCAGAACTGCCGAAAAGCGTGAAGACCAGGCCCCGCAGCCGCGCGGTCTGA
- the paaI gene encoding hydroxyphenylacetyl-CoA thioesterase PaaI: MVAISSSKLALACADFLWRQDAALRSLGLERLSIDAGQATVAMTVLPGMVNGIGITHGGTIFKLADSAFSLASNAYNERTVSAHCSISFLRPTKLGDRLVARATEVVRSGRSGIYDVRVTFEDEVVAEFRAHSRVIGGTLLSTAL, translated from the coding sequence ATGGTCGCCATTTCGTCGAGCAAGCTGGCGCTGGCCTGTGCGGATTTCCTGTGGCGGCAGGATGCAGCCCTGCGAAGCCTCGGCCTGGAGCGGTTATCGATCGACGCGGGCCAGGCCACGGTCGCCATGACCGTGCTGCCGGGCATGGTCAACGGCATTGGCATCACGCACGGTGGTACGATTTTCAAACTCGCCGACTCGGCATTTTCACTGGCCAGCAACGCCTACAATGAACGGACGGTCTCCGCGCATTGCAGCATTTCGTTCCTGCGGCCGACCAAGCTCGGCGACCGTCTCGTGGCGAGAGCGACGGAGGTCGTGCGTTCCGGGCGCTCCGGAATCTATGACGTTCGCGTGACTTTCGAAGATGAAGTGGTGGCAGAATTCCGCGCACATTCGCGCGTCATCGGCGGCACCCTGCTGTCGACTGCGCTCTGA
- a CDS encoding GMC family oxidoreductase translates to MLEKVDVLIVGSGASGAAVAWSLADTRMRIVCLEQGDWVKPADYPSNGRDWEARLFSDFAINPNRRARPTDYPINDANSPIKVVNFNGVGGSTIVYTAHFPRMHPSDFKVRTLDGVADDWPIDYATLEPYFAENDRMMGVSGLAGDPAYPPKQPPMPPLPLGKSGARFGKAMNQLGWHWWPSDSTIATTDYEGRARCINLGHCTPGCAQGAKASTDITYWPHAIRAGVELRTMCRVREVTVDEHGMASGVIYYDAEGKEQFQPAEVVILACNGVGTPRLMLNSVSAKFPNGIANSSGLVGKNLMFHPYALTYGYVDEPLDGNHGPPLCLWSQEFYETDPGRDFVRGYTFQFGRGVGAIMEAIVSSAAGRLPWGDDHHAAYRKLVNRRIGLSAICEDLPEEHNRVTLDPVLKDSSGIPAPKLDYTISANSMKMMNHGIARAKEILTAAGASNIAVESPILNGGWHLLGTARMGSDPERSVVNEWGRCHDVRNLFIVDGSIWVTSGGVNPTSTIQALALYIADSIKQRLANLFD, encoded by the coding sequence ATGCTTGAAAAAGTCGATGTCCTGATCGTCGGTTCCGGCGCATCGGGCGCCGCGGTGGCGTGGAGCCTTGCCGACACCAGGATGCGGATCGTCTGCCTCGAGCAGGGTGATTGGGTGAAGCCGGCGGACTATCCCAGCAACGGAAGGGACTGGGAGGCGCGCTTGTTCAGCGATTTCGCCATCAACCCCAACCGCCGCGCGCGGCCGACCGATTACCCGATCAACGATGCCAATTCGCCGATCAAGGTGGTCAACTTCAACGGCGTCGGCGGCAGCACCATCGTGTACACGGCGCATTTTCCGCGTATGCACCCATCCGATTTCAAGGTGCGCACGCTCGACGGGGTCGCCGACGACTGGCCGATCGATTATGCGACGCTGGAGCCGTACTTCGCCGAGAACGACCGCATGATGGGCGTCTCGGGGCTCGCGGGCGATCCCGCCTATCCGCCAAAGCAGCCGCCGATGCCGCCGCTGCCGCTCGGCAAATCCGGCGCCCGGTTCGGCAAGGCGATGAACCAGCTCGGCTGGCACTGGTGGCCGTCCGACTCGACCATCGCCACCACCGACTACGAGGGCCGCGCGCGCTGCATCAATCTCGGCCACTGTACGCCCGGCTGCGCGCAGGGCGCCAAGGCCTCTACCGATATTACCTATTGGCCGCATGCGATCCGCGCCGGCGTCGAATTACGCACCATGTGCCGGGTTCGCGAAGTCACGGTCGATGAGCACGGCATGGCGTCCGGCGTCATCTATTACGACGCCGAGGGCAAAGAGCAATTCCAGCCCGCCGAAGTCGTCATCCTCGCCTGCAACGGCGTCGGTACGCCGCGGCTGATGCTGAATTCGGTGTCGGCGAAATTCCCCAACGGCATTGCCAATTCCTCAGGGCTGGTCGGCAAGAACCTGATGTTTCACCCCTACGCCCTGACCTACGGCTATGTCGACGAACCGCTCGACGGCAACCACGGCCCGCCGCTCTGCCTGTGGAGCCAGGAATTCTACGAGACCGACCCTGGCCGCGATTTCGTGCGCGGCTATACCTTCCAGTTCGGCCGCGGCGTCGGCGCCATCATGGAGGCGATCGTGAGTTCCGCCGCCGGGCGATTGCCCTGGGGCGACGACCATCACGCCGCCTACCGGAAACTGGTGAATCGCCGAATCGGGCTTTCGGCGATCTGCGAGGACCTGCCCGAGGAGCACAATCGGGTGACGCTCGATCCCGTGCTGAAGGATTCCAGCGGCATCCCCGCGCCGAAGCTCGACTACACCATCAGCGCCAACAGCATGAAGATGATGAACCACGGCATCGCGCGGGCGAAAGAGATTCTCACCGCCGCCGGCGCCAGCAATATTGCCGTCGAGAGTCCGATCCTGAACGGCGGCTGGCATCTGCTCGGTACCGCGCGCATGGGCAGCGACCCGGAGCGTTCGGTCGTGAACGAATGGGGCCGCTGCCACGACGTGAGGAACCTGTTCATCGTCGACGGCAGCATCTGGGTAACATCAGGCGGCGTGAACCCGACCTCGACCATCCAGGCGCTGGCGCTCTATATCGCCGACAGCATCAAGCAGCGCCTCGCCAATTTGTTCGACTGA
- a CDS encoding IS1182 family transposase: MGPDNPVRAIESFVCALDLAKLGFRHADRGVEVGQPPYDPADLLKLYLYGYINQVRSSRRLEREAGRNLELIWLLKSLRPGYRTIANFRKENWKALKAANRSFVLLVRELGLVGGTIVAIDGSFFHGDASKASIFTRKRLAEQIVGLDREIEAYGKSLEDNDAAEAKEPRKDRAAGDGGGGDSGDIGTKVATLMAKRSRAQADLARLEESGETQLSLTDPDARLLVKNGQGVAGYNVQTAVDDKHKLIIASEVVNDSSDVGQLHAMARTAKDALEAEALQALADEGYYSSLELKACEDDGIVAYVPVPEGNGQLEKKGRFSLKNFRYDATADAYTCPAGELLRPMEGRWKNTSGRTEIRYASSTKTCRTCLLRARCLSPKASRRTIGRWEHEDVLDRHRARMQGAGELMRRRSGIVEHPFGTIKCRAGYRHFLVRGFNKVRGEWSLMALCYNFTRVLNILGFEEFVAQIAAKVQALAVLECALEPLLRCIQRVMVPFWTHITLQFKIRWLLPTPAA, from the coding sequence GTGGGGCCGGACAATCCGGTGCGGGCGATTGAGAGCTTTGTTTGCGCGCTCGATCTTGCAAAGCTCGGTTTCCGCCATGCGGATCGCGGCGTGGAGGTAGGGCAGCCGCCCTATGATCCGGCCGATCTTTTGAAGCTGTACCTGTACGGCTACATCAACCAGGTCAGGTCGTCGCGCCGGCTGGAGCGGGAAGCTGGCCGCAATCTGGAACTGATCTGGCTGTTGAAGAGCCTGCGACCGGGGTACCGGACGATCGCGAACTTTCGCAAGGAGAACTGGAAGGCCTTGAAGGCGGCGAACCGCAGTTTCGTGCTGCTGGTTCGTGAGCTTGGCCTTGTCGGCGGAACCATTGTTGCGATCGACGGCTCGTTCTTCCACGGCGACGCCAGCAAGGCGAGCATCTTCACACGCAAGCGGCTTGCCGAGCAGATCGTCGGCCTGGATCGAGAGATCGAGGCTTACGGCAAGTCCCTTGAGGACAATGATGCGGCGGAAGCCAAGGAGCCAAGGAAGGATCGAGCGGCCGGTGATGGCGGCGGAGGAGACAGCGGCGATATTGGCACGAAGGTCGCGACGCTGATGGCCAAGCGCTCACGCGCCCAGGCCGACCTTGCTCGGCTGGAAGAGAGCGGCGAGACGCAGCTATCCCTGACCGATCCGGACGCCCGGCTTCTGGTCAAGAACGGTCAGGGCGTCGCAGGCTACAATGTGCAGACCGCCGTCGACGACAAGCACAAGCTCATTATCGCAAGCGAGGTGGTGAACGACAGCAGCGATGTCGGTCAGCTCCACGCGATGGCAAGGACGGCAAAAGACGCCCTCGAAGCCGAGGCTCTGCAGGCGCTGGCCGATGAGGGCTATTACAGCAGTCTCGAACTGAAGGCGTGCGAAGATGACGGCATCGTCGCCTATGTGCCGGTGCCGGAGGGCAACGGGCAACTCGAGAAGAAGGGCCGCTTCAGCCTCAAGAACTTCCGCTATGACGCCACAGCCGATGCCTACACTTGTCCCGCCGGCGAACTGCTGCGTCCGATGGAAGGGCGCTGGAAGAACACCAGTGGCCGGACCGAGATCCGCTATGCGAGCAGCACGAAGACCTGCAGGACGTGCCTGTTAAGGGCACGTTGTCTGAGCCCGAAGGCATCTCGGCGGACCATCGGTCGCTGGGAGCACGAAGATGTTCTCGACCGTCATCGCGCGCGGATGCAAGGCGCAGGCGAGCTGATGCGCCGTCGTTCCGGGATTGTCGAGCATCCCTTCGGCACCATCAAATGCCGTGCGGGCTATCGGCACTTTCTGGTCCGAGGCTTCAACAAGGTCCGCGGCGAATGGAGCCTGATGGCGCTCTGCTACAACTTCACCCGCGTGCTCAATATCCTCGGTTTCGAAGAATTTGTGGCTCAAATCGCAGCAAAGGTGCAGGCGCTCGCTGTTCTCGAATGCGCTCTCGAACCCCTCCTACGCTGCATTCAGCGCGTCATGGTGCCGTTCTGGACCCATATCACGCTACAATTCAAAATCCGCTGGCTCCTACCCACTCCAGCCGCCTGA
- a CDS encoding SDR family oxidoreductase: MQKRNATVAVIGAGDFIGSEIARKFASEGFTVFAGRRNGAKLEPLVKEIEAAGGEIHARSLDARNEEEVVSFLEDADKHAPLEVCIFNVGANVNFRILDTTERVFRKVWEMACYSGFLAGREAARLMLPRGKGNIFFTGATASLRGGSGYAAFASAKFGLRAVAQSMARELGPKNIHVAHLIIDSGVDTEWVRQRRLEALGTGALDNPDLLMPPSSVAESYWLLYRQPRSAWTFELEIRPFGEKW; the protein is encoded by the coding sequence TTGCAGAAGAGAAACGCGACCGTGGCCGTGATCGGCGCCGGTGATTTCATCGGCAGCGAAATCGCCAGGAAGTTTGCCTCTGAGGGCTTCACGGTATTCGCCGGACGCCGCAACGGCGCCAAGCTCGAACCGCTGGTGAAGGAGATCGAGGCGGCGGGCGGCGAGATCCACGCCCGGTCGCTCGATGCGCGCAACGAAGAGGAAGTCGTCTCCTTCCTGGAGGATGCCGACAAGCACGCGCCGCTCGAGGTCTGCATCTTCAACGTCGGCGCCAACGTCAATTTCCGGATTCTCGATACGACCGAGCGCGTGTTCCGCAAGGTCTGGGAAATGGCCTGCTATTCCGGCTTTCTCGCGGGCCGCGAGGCAGCGCGCCTGATGTTGCCCCGGGGTAAGGGCAATATCTTCTTCACCGGCGCGACCGCGAGCCTGCGCGGTGGATCGGGCTATGCCGCCTTCGCCAGCGCCAAGTTCGGCCTGCGCGCCGTCGCTCAGTCGATGGCGCGCGAACTCGGACCAAAGAATATCCATGTCGCCCACCTCATCATCGATTCCGGCGTCGATACCGAATGGGTGCGCCAGCGGCGGCTCGAGGCGCTGGGAACGGGTGCGCTCGATAACCCCGATCTACTGATGCCGCCATCGTCGGTCGCGGAATCCTATTGGCTGCTTTATCGGCAGCCGCGCAGCGCCTGGACATTCGAGCTGGAAATACGCCCCTTCGGCGAGAAGTGGTGA
- a CDS encoding 2-hydroxychromene-2-carboxylate isomerase produces the protein MAGPLKVEFQFDFGSPNAYLAEKALPGIERRTGVKFEYVPVLLGGIFKATNNMSPFESLRGIKNKPEYNALETQRFIRRHNITTFRPNSFFPVNTLMLMRGAVAAQSDGMFEPYFRAAYHHMWEEPKKMDDLEVFRNAFISSGIDIDRLIARAQQDEVKKRLIEATNDAVARGAFGSPTFFVGKEMFFGKDQLRDVEESIVEQTSRNDGPTPSTQTGK, from the coding sequence TTGGCAGGTCCCCTGAAGGTTGAATTTCAGTTCGATTTCGGTAGCCCGAATGCCTATCTGGCGGAGAAGGCGTTGCCCGGCATCGAGCGGCGCACCGGGGTGAAGTTCGAATATGTGCCGGTGCTGCTCGGCGGCATCTTCAAGGCCACCAACAACATGTCGCCGTTCGAGTCGCTCCGCGGCATCAAGAACAAGCCCGAATATAATGCGCTGGAGACCCAGCGCTTCATCCGGCGCCACAACATCACGACATTCAGGCCGAACTCCTTTTTCCCGGTCAACACGCTGATGCTGATGAGGGGCGCCGTCGCCGCCCAGTCCGATGGCATGTTCGAACCCTATTTCCGTGCTGCCTACCATCACATGTGGGAGGAGCCGAAGAAAATGGACGACCTCGAGGTTTTCCGGAATGCGTTCATTTCGTCCGGTATCGATATCGACCGGCTGATTGCCCGCGCGCAGCAGGACGAGGTCAAGAAGAGGCTGATCGAAGCGACGAACGATGCCGTTGCCCGCGGCGCCTTCGGTTCGCCGACCTTCTTCGTCGGAAAGGAAATGTTCTTCGGCAAGGACCAGCTTCGCGACGTCGAGGAATCGATTGTCGAGCAGACCAGCCGCAACGACGGCCCGACACCGTCGACGCAGACTGGAAAGTGA
- a CDS encoding FAD-dependent oxidoreductase, producing MRDGADTTYECDALVVGSGAAGMSAAVTAGHNGLNVLIVEKEPHFGGTTARSGGWLWIPGTSLAHAWGIKESPNEARTYLRHEAGNSFDAARVDAFLTAGPEAVDFFTSQTALRFDMPLVFPDYHAEAPGGTQGGRSMVTRPFDGRELGPHVKDLGAPLPELTVFGMMLGSGKEIIHFMRATKSLTSAVYVAKRLSRHLMDVMRYGRGMTLTNGNALAGRLAKSAFDLNIPLWLSSPVRELIVENGAVRGAVVEREGRLVRVHARRGVVLACGGFPHDVARRKAMFPHAPDGTQHYSPGPTGNTGDGLRMAEAVGGRVEDTLPNAAAWVPVSVTKRKDGTSGVMPHFIDRAKPGVIAVMRDGVRFANEGNSYHDFVQDMMKAAKPGEEIAAFLICDHKTLRKYGLGCVPPFPMPIGRHLSTGYLMRGATLAELAANAGIDARGLEATVTQFNASAASGQDTAFGKGSRAYNRFQGDALHGPNPCVAPIENGPFYAIRMVIGDLGTYAGIRTDASARALDGNGRVVEGLYAAGNDMASIMGGNYPGAGITLGPALTFGYIAGRHIAGASKP from the coding sequence ATGCGCGATGGCGCTGACACTACCTATGAATGCGACGCACTCGTGGTCGGCTCCGGCGCCGCCGGCATGTCCGCAGCCGTCACGGCGGGTCACAACGGCCTCAATGTCCTCATTGTCGAGAAGGAGCCGCATTTCGGCGGCACCACCGCGCGCTCCGGCGGCTGGCTCTGGATTCCCGGAACGTCGCTGGCGCACGCCTGGGGCATCAAGGAGAGCCCGAATGAAGCACGAACCTATCTGCGGCATGAAGCCGGCAACAGCTTCGACGCGGCGCGGGTCGATGCCTTTCTGACCGCCGGACCGGAAGCGGTCGATTTCTTCACCTCGCAAACCGCACTTCGTTTCGACATGCCGCTGGTGTTTCCCGACTATCATGCCGAAGCACCCGGCGGAACGCAGGGCGGCCGCTCGATGGTGACGCGGCCGTTCGACGGACGCGAGCTCGGCCCGCATGTCAAGGATCTCGGTGCGCCGCTGCCGGAATTGACCGTGTTCGGCATGATGCTGGGGTCGGGCAAGGAGATCATCCACTTCATGCGCGCGACCAAATCGCTGACATCGGCGGTTTATGTCGCCAAACGGCTGTCCCGCCATCTCATGGACGTGATGCGCTACGGCCGCGGCATGACGCTCACCAACGGTAACGCGCTTGCCGGACGGCTGGCGAAATCCGCCTTCGACCTCAACATACCCCTGTGGCTGTCATCCCCCGTCCGCGAATTGATCGTCGAAAACGGCGCGGTGCGCGGCGCCGTGGTCGAGCGGGAAGGACGCCTCGTCCGCGTCCATGCCAGACGCGGCGTGGTGCTGGCCTGCGGCGGCTTCCCGCATGACGTTGCCAGGCGCAAGGCGATGTTCCCGCATGCGCCCGATGGTACCCAGCATTATTCACCCGGCCCAACCGGCAACACCGGCGACGGCCTGCGCATGGCGGAAGCGGTCGGTGGACGCGTCGAGGACACACTGCCGAATGCCGCGGCATGGGTGCCGGTATCGGTCACCAAACGGAAGGATGGCACCAGCGGCGTGATGCCGCATTTCATCGATCGCGCCAAACCCGGCGTGATCGCTGTGATGCGCGACGGCGTGCGCTTTGCGAACGAGGGCAACTCCTATCACGACTTCGTCCAGGACATGATGAAGGCCGCCAAGCCCGGCGAAGAGATCGCCGCCTTCCTCATCTGCGATCACAAAACCCTGCGCAAATATGGCCTGGGATGCGTGCCGCCGTTTCCGATGCCGATCGGCCGCCACCTCAGCACCGGCTACCTCATGCGCGGCGCTACGCTCGCGGAACTGGCGGCCAACGCCGGCATCGACGCCCGAGGGCTCGAGGCGACGGTGACGCAGTTCAATGCATCGGCGGCGAGCGGACAGGATACGGCCTTCGGCAAGGGATCGCGCGCGTATAACCGCTTTCAGGGCGATGCGCTGCACGGACCGAACCCCTGCGTCGCCCCGATCGAAAACGGACCTTTCTACGCGATCAGGATGGTGATCGGCGATCTCGGCACCTATGCCGGGATCAGAACCGACGCGAGCGCCCGCGCGCTGGACGGCAATGGCCGCGTCGTCGAAGGGCTCTATGCCGCCGGCAATGACATGGCGAGTATCATGGGCGGCAACTATCCCGGCGCCGGCATCACGCTCGGGCCCGCGCTGACCTTCGGCTATATCGCGGGCCGGCATATTGCGGGTGCATCGAAACCGTGA
- a CDS encoding NAD(P)H-dependent flavin oxidoreductase produces the protein MKTAITEMFGIEHPIIQGGMHYVGFAELASAVSNAGGLGIITGLTQRTPELLAKEIARCHDMTDKPFGVNLTFLPAFTAPPYPEYIAAIREGGIKVVETAGRSPEQYMPALKAAGIKVIHKCTSVRHSLKAEQIGCDAVSVDGFECGGHPGEDDMPNMILLPRAAEELKIPFVASGGMADARSLVAALAMGAAGMNMGTRFIATKEAPVHDNVKKALVAASELDTRLVMRALRNTERVLKNKAVDRLMEIEREKGAGLKIADIHDQVAGAYPKVMIDGDLDAGAWSCGMVVGLIKDVPTVKELIDRIMADAERIIRERLIGFLDGTGPAQPAKVA, from the coding sequence GTGAAGACAGCAATCACTGAAATGTTCGGCATCGAGCATCCCATCATTCAGGGCGGCATGCATTATGTCGGCTTTGCGGAGCTTGCATCCGCTGTCTCGAACGCCGGCGGCCTCGGCATCATCACCGGTCTGACGCAGCGGACGCCCGAATTGCTGGCCAAGGAGATTGCGCGCTGTCACGACATGACGGACAAGCCGTTCGGCGTAAACCTGACATTCCTGCCGGCATTCACCGCGCCGCCCTATCCGGAATACATCGCCGCCATCAGGGAAGGCGGCATCAAGGTTGTCGAAACCGCAGGACGCAGCCCGGAGCAATACATGCCGGCGCTCAAGGCGGCGGGCATCAAGGTCATCCACAAATGCACTTCGGTCCGCCATTCACTGAAAGCCGAGCAGATCGGCTGCGACGCGGTCAGCGTCGACGGCTTCGAATGCGGCGGGCATCCCGGCGAAGACGACATGCCGAACATGATCCTGCTGCCGCGCGCCGCCGAGGAATTGAAGATTCCGTTCGTGGCGTCGGGAGGAATGGCGGATGCGCGCAGCCTGGTGGCGGCGCTGGCGATGGGCGCGGCCGGCATGAACATGGGCACGCGCTTCATTGCGACCAAGGAAGCGCCGGTGCATGACAACGTCAAGAAGGCACTGGTCGCCGCGTCCGAGCTCGACACCCGGCTTGTGATGCGCGCGCTCAGGAATACCGAGCGGGTGCTGAAGAACAAGGCCGTCGACCGCCTGATGGAAATCGAACGCGAGAAGGGCGCCGGCCTGAAGATCGCCGATATCCATGATCAGGTCGCCGGCGCCTATCCCAAGGTCATGATCGACGGCGATTTGGACGCGGGGGCCTGGAGCTGCGGGATGGTGGTCGGATTGATCAAGGACGTGCCGACCGTGAAGGAACTGATCGACCGCATCATGGCGGACGCCGAGCGCATCATCCGCGAGCGTCTGATCGGATTCCTCGACGGCACCGGTCCTGCACAGCCGGCGAAGGTCGCCTGA
- a CDS encoding IS1182 family transposase, with protein MTNRTFKSGESREQPSLLPPRIEDYVGPDNPVRAIEGFVCALDLAKLGFRHADRGVEVGQPPYDPADLLKLYLYGYINQVRSSRRLEREAGRNLELIWLLKSLRPGYRTIANFRKENWKALKAANRSFVLLIRELGLVGGTIVAIDGSFFHGDASKASIFTRKRLAEQIAGLDREIEAYGKSLEDNDAAEAKEPRKDRAAGDGGGGDSGDIGTKVATLMAKRSRAQADLARLEESGETQLSLTDPDARLLVKNGQGVAGYNVQTAVDDKHKLIIASEVVNDSSDVGQLHAMARTAKDALEAEALQALADEGYYSSLELKACEDDGIVAYVPVPEGNGQLEKKGRFSLKNFRYDATADAYTCPAGELLRPMEGRWKNTSGRTEIRYASSTKTCRTCLLRARCLSPKASRRTIGRWEHEDVLDRHRARMQGAGELMRRRSGIVEHPFGTIKCRAGYRHFLVRGFNKVRGEWSLMALCYNFTRVLNILGFEEFVAQIAAKVQALAVLECALEPLLRCIQRVMVPFWTHITLQFKIRWLLPTPAA; from the coding sequence ATGACGAATCGTACATTCAAGAGCGGCGAGAGCCGCGAGCAACCCAGTCTCCTTCCTCCCCGGATTGAGGACTATGTGGGGCCGGACAATCCGGTGCGGGCGATTGAGGGCTTTGTTTGCGCGCTCGATCTTGCAAAGCTCGGTTTCCGCCATGCGGATCGCGGCGTGGAGGTAGGGCAGCCGCCCTATGATCCGGCCGATCTTTTGAAGCTGTACCTGTACGGCTACATCAACCAGGTCAGGTCGTCGCGCCGGCTGGAGCGGGAAGCTGGCCGCAATCTGGAACTGATCTGGCTGTTGAAGAGCCTGCGACCGGGGTACCGGACGATCGCGAACTTTCGCAAGGAGAACTGGAAGGCCTTGAAGGCGGCGAACCGCAGTTTCGTGCTGCTGATTCGTGAGCTTGGCCTTGTCGGCGGAACCATTGTTGCGATCGACGGCTCGTTCTTCCACGGCGACGCCAGCAAGGCGAGCATCTTCACACGCAAGCGGCTCGCCGAGCAGATCGCCGGCCTGGATCGAGAGATCGAGGCTTACGGCAAGTCCCTTGAGGACAATGATGCGGCGGAAGCCAAGGAGCCAAGGAAGGATCGAGCGGCCGGTGATGGCGGCGGAGGAGACAGCGGCGATATTGGCACGAAGGTCGCGACGCTGATGGCCAAGCGCTCACGCGCCCAGGCCGACCTTGCTCGGCTGGAAGAGAGCGGCGAGACGCAGCTATCCCTGACCGATCCGGACGCCCGGCTTCTGGTCAAGAACGGTCAGGGCGTCGCAGGCTACAATGTGCAGACCGCCGTCGACGACAAGCACAAGCTCATTATCGCAAGCGAGGTGGTGAACGACAGCAGCGATGTCGGTCAGCTCCACGCGATGGCAAGGACGGCAAAAGACGCCCTCGAAGCCGAGGCTCTGCAGGCGCTGGCCGATGAGGGCTATTACAGCAGTCTCGAACTGAAGGCGTGCGAAGATGACGGCATCGTCGCCTATGTGCCGGTGCCGGAGGGCAACGGGCAACTCGAGAAGAAGGGCCGCTTCAGCCTCAAGAACTTCCGCTATGACGCCACAGCCGATGCCTACACTTGTCCCGCCGGCGAACTGCTGCGTCCGATGGAAGGGCGCTGGAAGAACACCAGTGGCCGGACCGAGATCCGCTATGCGAGCAGCACGAAGACCTGCAGGACGTGCCTGTTAAGGGCACGTTGTCTGAGCCCGAAGGCATCTCGGCGGACCATCGGTCGCTGGGAGCACGAAGATGTTCTCGACCGTCATCGCGCGCGGATGCAAGGCGCAGGCGAGCTGATGCGCCGTCGTTCCGGGATTGTCGAGCATCCCTTCGGCACCATCAAATGCCGTGCGGGCTATCGGCACTTTCTGGTCCGAGGCTTCAACAAGGTCCGCGGCGAATGGAGCCTGATGGCGCTCTGCTACAACTTCACCCGCGTGCTCAATATCCTCGGTTTCGAAGAATTTGTGGCTCAAATCGCAGCAAAGGTGCAGGCGCTCGCTGTTCTCGAATGCGCTCTCGAACCCCTCCTACGCTGCATTCAGCGCGTCATGGTGCCGTTCTGGACCCATATCACGCTACAATTCAAAATCCGCTGGCTCCTACCCACTCCAGCCGCCTGA
- a CDS encoding NAD(P)-dependent oxidoreductase, with translation MDKTVGIVGLGIMGGAIARNLVERGWRVVGFDIDAARCAELARDNIIIADNAGQVARDAPIIMTSLSSPEAVEDVATTIANTGAPPRIVVELSTLSITDKLRFEAILNHAGHIALDCPLSGTGAQARNRDLVVYASGDSAAIAQCSDLFADFAKQSADLGAYGNGSRMKFIANHLVAIHNVAAAEAMVLAQRAGLDPKKVVDMIGPGAGGSRMFQMRAPMMVEGVYEPATMKVSTWQKDMAIIAGFADDVGCATPLFTLTQPVYVQAMAMGLGDQDTASVFEVLKQTIVTDPKAGAGPQR, from the coding sequence ATGGACAAGACCGTTGGGATCGTTGGGCTTGGTATCATGGGAGGCGCGATCGCCCGCAATCTGGTCGAGCGCGGGTGGCGCGTCGTCGGCTTTGACATCGACGCCGCACGATGCGCCGAACTCGCGCGCGACAACATCATTATCGCCGATAACGCCGGACAGGTCGCGCGCGACGCCCCAATCATCATGACCAGCCTTTCCAGTCCCGAGGCGGTCGAGGATGTAGCAACTACCATCGCCAATACCGGTGCGCCGCCGCGGATCGTGGTCGAGCTCTCCACACTCAGCATCACCGACAAGCTTCGTTTCGAAGCCATCCTGAACCATGCTGGCCACATCGCACTGGATTGCCCGCTGAGCGGAACCGGCGCGCAAGCCAGAAATCGCGACCTTGTGGTCTACGCCAGCGGCGACAGCGCTGCCATTGCCCAGTGTTCCGATCTGTTCGCCGATTTTGCCAAACAAAGCGCCGATCTCGGCGCCTACGGCAATGGCAGCCGAATGAAGTTCATCGCCAATCACCTGGTCGCCATTCACAATGTCGCCGCCGCCGAGGCGATGGTCCTGGCACAGCGCGCCGGACTCGATCCGAAGAAGGTGGTCGACATGATCGGCCCCGGCGCCGGCGGCTCGCGAATGTTCCAGATGCGCGCGCCGATGATGGTCGAGGGTGTCTATGAACCCGCGACCATGAAGGTCTCTACCTGGCAAAAAGACATGGCCATCATCGCCGGATTCGCCGATGACGTCGGCTGTGCGACCCCGCTGTTTACGCTGACGCAGCCGGTCTATGTGCAGGCGATGGCCATGGGCCTCGGCGATCAGGACACCGCGTCGGTGTTCGAGGTGCTGAAACAGACCATCGTCACCGATCCCAAGGCCGGCGCGGGCCCGCAGCGATGA